One window from the genome of Halictus rubicundus isolate RS-2024b chromosome 7, iyHalRubi1_principal, whole genome shotgun sequence encodes:
- the Smn gene encoding survival motor neuron isoform X1: MDDDNVLYVRGNGNVKTTDNEDVWDDSALIKAYDKAVNLAKEEVAKRMGMDVANSHIKQKTQNNKPYKKWTVGAPCRAVYSEDGETYEAIISKTYENSGTCIVKFVGYGNTEKVELSSLLESEGLQSQIAQQKNALAAKLGEENAETQETNFATANSRKYNGEKMECDTEDTKPYKSQFMPGPSFTATLESMPPAPPLPPQLMAKLPENDADALSSMLMSWYISGFHTGYYHGLKQARSNQERRKNC, encoded by the exons ATGGATGATGACAATGTCCTTTACGTCCGGGGAAACGGAAAT GTTAAAACTACAGATAACGAAGACGTCTGGGACGACAGTGCATTAATCAAAGCTTACGACAAAGCGGTGAACTTAGCGAAGGAGGAAGTTGCTAAGAGAATGGGCATGGACGTTGCCAATTCTCACATTAAACAAAAGACTCAAAATAACAAACCTTATAAG AAATGGACGGTTGGGGCTCCTTGCCGTGCTGTGTACTCGGAGGATGGCGAAACATACGAAGCCATAATATCGAAAACCTATGAGAACAGTGGGACGTGCATTGTAAAATTTGTAG GATACGGTAACACGGAGAAAGTGGAGTTGAGCTCTCTCTTAGAGTCTGAAGGTTTGCAGAGTCAAATAGCTCAGCAGAAAAACGCGCTCGCAGCAAAGCTGGGCGAAGAGAACGCAGAAACGCAGGAGACGAATTTCGCAACTGCGAACTCGAGGAAATACAACGGAGAGAAAATGGAATGCGACACAGAGGATACGAAACCGTACAAGTCCCAATTCATGCCTGGTCCGTCCTTCACTGCCACATTAGAGTCAATGCCACCTGCACCTCCATTGCCGCCGCAATTAATGGCTAA ACTTCCAGAGAACGACGCGGACGCACTTTCGAGTATGTTAATGTCGTGGTACATCAGTGGCTTTCACACAG GTTATTATCACGGTCTGAAGCAAGCTAGAAGTAATCAAGAACGGAGGAAGAACTGTTGA
- the LOC143355560 gene encoding katanin p60 ATPase-containing subunit A-like 2 codes for MDTQASSVYHNLREKEEKRTQQRRRDLLYLIADYLKNRGYTKSSNMVRTEAQLGECIQICDNVDLEMILKSYDIYYTSTYNKLPALCKHSKSRLSATETKSKQTESKAGKSTDNREEEDVIDVGSAMTVKPALANRPPHSESSVGPPGDGSLPPMSVSIEDLYGNDIEMRRIAETISREILVKSCNVHWDDVIGLKECKEAIYNSIVYPMKYPDLFQGKFSSWKGILLFGPPGTGKTMLAKAVATECKCTFFNVSASSLVSKWRGDSEKYVRALFDLAYERAPTVIFVDEIDWIATKEDLSEPARRFRAELLAKFDGLTTDERARIVLLAATNAPWNIDSALLRRLEKQVCVNLPSEEDRLKMLFTYFSRDGTDHKHLQDVNSVLTNFSGADIKTLCKQAWLHYISPVIKHLEKHKLSPTNIKYELTNPSYLETAMENVSCTISNDEIEKYYQWRKRE; via the exons ATGGACACACAAGCGAGCAGCGTCTACCATAATCTCCGCGAAAAG GAGGAGAAGCGAACTCAACAACGCCGTCGGGATCTACTTTATTTGATAGCTGATTATTTAAAGAATCGAGG GTATACAAAATCATCGAACATGGTTAGAACGGAAGCGCAGTTAGGTGAATGTATTCAAATCTGCGATAACGTCGATTTAGAGATGATTCTGAAAAGTTACGACATATACTATACGTCAACTTACAACAAACTGCCCGCCTTGTGTAAACATTCcaa AAGTCGCTTGAGCGCAACTGAGACGAAGAGCAAGCAAACCGAGAGTAAAGCCGGCAAGAGTACCGACAATCGGGAGGAGGAGGATGTCATCGACGTCGGCTCCGCGATGACAGTGAAACCAGCGTTGGCAAACCGGCCTCCGCATTCTGAATCCTCCGTAGGGCCGCCGGGTGACGGCTCGTTGCCACCGATGTCCGTGTCCATCGAGGACCTTTACGGGAACGACATCGAAATGCGAAGGATAGCTGAAACGATTTCGAGA GAAATCTTGGTGAAGAGCTGCAACGTTCACTGGGACGACGTGATAGGTTTAAAGGAGTGTAAGGAAGCCATTTACAATAGCATCGTGTACCCCATGAAATATCCGGACCTTTTCCAAGGGAAGTTTTCCTCCTGGAAAGGTATTCTACTGTTTGGGCCACCGGGTACAG GTAAAACGATGCTGGCCAAGGCAGTCGCGACGGAGTGCAAATGTACATTCTTCAACGTGTCAGCCAGCTCGTTGGTCAGCAAATGGCGGGGAGATTCTGAAAAATACGTTCGC GCCCTATTCGATCTCGCCTACGAGAGAGCACCGACTGTTATTTTTGTCGACGAAATCGACTGGATAGCGACGAAAGAGGATCTCTCTGAACCAGCCAGAAGATTTCGAGCAGAATTGCTCGCCAAGTTCGACGGACTGACAACCGACGAACGTGCGAGGATTGTGCTGTTGGCTGCCACTAACGCGCCGTG GAACATAGATTCCGCGTTGCTGAGACGTCTGGAGAAGCAAGTTTGCGTCAATTTACCCAGCGAAGAAGACAGACTCAAGATGCTCTTCACATACTTCTCAAGGGATGGTACAGACCATAAACATTTACAAGATGTGAATTCAGTACTAACTAACTTTTCAGGTGCTGATATCAAAACACTTTGCAAGCAAGCATGGCTTCATTACATAAGTCCAGTAATCAAGCATTTGGAGAAACATAAACTATCCCCAACGAATATTAAATACGAATTAACAAACCCGAGTTATTTAGAAACTGCAATGGAAAATGTGTCTTGTACGATTTCAAATGACGAAATAGAAAAATACTATCAATGGAGAAAAAGAGAATAA
- the Smn gene encoding survival motor neuron isoform X2, whose product MDDDNVLYVRGNGNVKTTDNEDVWDDSALIKAYDKAVNLAKEEVAKRMGMDVANSHIKQKTQNNKPYKKWTVGAPCRAVYSEDGETYEAIISKTYENSGTCIVKFVGYGNTEKVELSSLLESEGLQSQIAQQKNALAAKLGEENAETQETNFATANSRKYNGEKMECDTEDTKPYKSQFMPGPSFTATLESMPPAPPLPPQLMAKISPPFADQRAG is encoded by the exons ATGGATGATGACAATGTCCTTTACGTCCGGGGAAACGGAAAT GTTAAAACTACAGATAACGAAGACGTCTGGGACGACAGTGCATTAATCAAAGCTTACGACAAAGCGGTGAACTTAGCGAAGGAGGAAGTTGCTAAGAGAATGGGCATGGACGTTGCCAATTCTCACATTAAACAAAAGACTCAAAATAACAAACCTTATAAG AAATGGACGGTTGGGGCTCCTTGCCGTGCTGTGTACTCGGAGGATGGCGAAACATACGAAGCCATAATATCGAAAACCTATGAGAACAGTGGGACGTGCATTGTAAAATTTGTAG GATACGGTAACACGGAGAAAGTGGAGTTGAGCTCTCTCTTAGAGTCTGAAGGTTTGCAGAGTCAAATAGCTCAGCAGAAAAACGCGCTCGCAGCAAAGCTGGGCGAAGAGAACGCAGAAACGCAGGAGACGAATTTCGCAACTGCGAACTCGAGGAAATACAACGGAGAGAAAATGGAATGCGACACAGAGGATACGAAACCGTACAAGTCCCAATTCATGCCTGGTCCGTCCTTCACTGCCACATTAGAGTCAATGCCACCTGCACCTCCATTGCCGCCGCAATTAATGGCTAA AATCTCCCCGCCATTTGCTGACCAACGAGCTGGCTGA